The following nucleotide sequence is from Mesorhizobium sp. J8.
CGCGGAACTTGTTCGGATCATTGGCTTCGCCGGAATTCACATTGTGGATGCCGGAATCGATGAACGCGGCGGGATCCTGCTGGTTGATGCCGGCGATCTTCAGCGTGTACTGGCCGTTGTCGAAGCGCTGGCGCCACTCGGCCTCGCCGAGGAAACCCTGCTTGGTATAGCCGCTGCCGGTGACGGTCAGGTCATAGGTCGGGGACAGGGCGAAATAATAGGGGACTTTGACGCCGACGCCGAGATGGTTGTTGTAGACGATGCCGGGGATCAGGAAGCCGCTCTTGCGCTTCACCGTCGGGTCGGCGATCTCGAAGGCCGGCAGGTAGGCGAGCGGGAACCCGAAGAACTCGAAATTCGAGTTCTCGAAGCGGACCGTCTTTTTCTCGCCGTTCCAGATGATCTTCCGCGCTTTGACGCGCCAGGTCGGGGCTTTGTCCGGCTTGTCCTCGCAAGGTTCGCAGGCGGTGTAGACGCCGTTGTGGAAGGTCGTGAGCACGCCGCCCATGCGCTCGGCGCTCTCGGAGGCGAAATAAGCCTTGTCGACCGTCTCGACGCGCAGCGCGTTGAGAAAACCGTCGGCGAAATCGTCGGTGATGTCGATATGGTCGGAATTGATCTTGGTGCCGTCGCTGTTGATCAGCTCGACGGCGCCGCTCGCGACGAGCCGCTTGGTGTCGCGGTTGTACACCACGCGCTGGGCGACCAGCTTGTTGCCGCCATAGTCGATCTGCACGCCGCCGACGGCCGTCACCGTATGCTTGTCGTTGTCATAGACAAGCGTATCGGCGGCCAGCAGCATCTGCGAACCGGACGGGACGGGCTTGGCAGTAATCTGCTGCGCCAGCGCGGGTGCCATCGGCACCGCGCAAGCGAACAGACATGCCAAAGCGGTCGCCCCATAGAGGCGTGCCAAACCGGCCTGCCTATGGCTGCGCAAAACCGCCTCCCTCACTAGCCGTCTTCCTTGTATAGCAGAAATGTCACCCCAAAGAACATAGCCACGACAACCGGAACCCATGCAGCCACCACCGTAGGCACGAATCCGGCGACACCGAATGCCTTGACCAGTACCGAAACGACATAAAGCAGAAAGCCGGCCACGACGCCACCCAGAATCATCGTTGCCGACTGCCCCATTCGCGCAAATCGCATTGAAACTGTTGCGGCAATTAGCGTCATGGCCACGAGAAGGAACGGCAACGCCACCAGCGAATCAAATTGCATGGCGAAGGCGTTGGCCTTCAACCCGAACGAGCGGGCGACCTCGATCTTGCGCGGCAGCTCGTAGAAGGGAATGGTTTCCGGGCGCGCCAGGCGCTCCTGCACGAATTCCGGCTTGAGATTGGTCGGCACCTTGTCGGAGGCCAGTGCCTGGATATTGCCGCCCTTGAAGACCTTGACGTCCTGCAATTCCCAGTAGCCGTCGCGCAGGAAAGCCTTGGCGGCATCCTTGCGCTCGGTAATGTTGCCCTGCTGGTCGAGGATGAAAAACACCGAATCCGCCATCTCCAGCCCCTGGTTGAGGATGGCACGGGCGCCGATGATGGTGTCGCCCGATTCGGTCTTTTGCCGGAGCCACGGCGTGACGTTGGTGGTGACGGCATTCGACTTGCCGGCCCTGAGGTCGTTCTCCATCTGCTCGGACCAGGAAAATCCATGCGCGGCGATCGGGTTGATGATGGCGACCGACAACACGCCGAACATCAGCGCGCCGACGCAGCAAGGAAACAGGAACTGCCAGGCCGACACGCCTGCCGAACGCGCGATGACCAGCTCGTAGCGGCGGTTGAGCGACACCAGCGTCGCCATCGCCGAGAACAGCCCGACGAACGGCACCGTTTGCAGCATGATCATCGGCATCCTCAGCGCCGAAATGGCGAAGGCTATGCCGTAGGTGAAGCCGGGCAGCCCGGTCGTGCGGCCCGAAAGCTCGGTGAAGTCGATCAGGAACACCAGCGCCAGCAGGCCCAGGAAGAACCAGAAGGTGATCGACACGTAGCGGAAGAAGAAATAGCGGCCCAGCGTCCAGCCCATGGTCAGGCTCCCTGGCCCGAGGTGCGCCGGGCGAGCCAGAGCTTGAATGTCGTCCAGTTTTCGCCGGCGCGCTTGGCAAGGCCCGTCAGCCAGTCGGCCCAGCTGACCGGCAATTCCATGGTGCGGGACGAGACGATGAACCAGATCGAGACTGCCGAGGCGATGAGCGGTATGCCGTAGAGCAGATAGACATAGTACCAGACCTTGTCGGCTTTACCGGCGGCGAAGAAGCCCAGCCACCGCACGAAAAGCGCGATCGCGATCGCCGTGATCAGCGGATTGATGCGCGCTTCGCGATGCGAGCGCGCATCGCCCGCCACCGCAAGCGCGATCAGCGCGAACACCAGCGAGTAGGACCATTCGGCGAAGCGCTGGTTGAGCTCCGCGCGGTAGCTGCCCGGTTCGCGCTGGAACATCTTGTCGTTGGGATCCGGGTTGAGCAGGTATGCCGTCGTGCGGTCCTTGGGCAAAAGCGTGATGTCGTTGGCCGCCGACATGAAGGCCGACATGTCGAAGGCGTAAGAGGTGAAGCGGATGACAGAGAGGTCGCCGGTCACCGATTTGCGGTTGATGACGCCGTCATTCATCATCAGCACCTTCTCGTCGCCCTTTTCGACGATGCTGCCGGTCTTGGCGTAGTAGGTGAGGCTGGCGCCTTCCTCGCGCGAATCGGCGACGAAGATGCCGCCCAGCCGGTTGCCGGGAAGGCGTTCGCCGACCTGCAAATAGAGGCCCTCGTCGATCTTGCGGAACGTGCCTTCCTGAATGATCAGCGACACGAGATCGGCGCGCGAGGCCGCCACCAGCTGGCGGTTCTTCTGCCTGGCATAGGGGTCTATCGCGTTGTCGACGATGAAGGAAAAGGCGCAGGCAAAAGCAGCCAGCAGCAGGATCGGCCGCGCGATCGTCCAGCGCGAGGCGCCGGCGGCGCTGAGCACGGCCAGCTCCGAATCGGTGTTCATCGCGCTCAGCGTCTGCGCCACCGCCACCACCAGGGCGAACGGCACCACGATCGGGATGATGGAGGGGATGATGAGCGCCGCGACCTCGAAGAAGGTCAGCGCCGATTGGCCGTTGTCGGTGACGAGGTCGATCTTGGCCAGCACCTGCGTCGTCCACACGATCGCCAGCGTCCAGGCCAGCGCGGCGAGGAACATCGTCAGCGCGCGGCGCATGATGTAGCGTTCAACGACCTTCATGAAGGCTTTTCTCGATTTTGCCGAACGGCATCATGCCCGCCGACAAAGTAGTGATCCGGCGACGCCTGCACAACTGGGTCATAAGCGGCTCGCTCCGGATTGTCGCCCCATGCCGCGTGCCCCGGCGCGGCGGAGTGTCCGCGCCAATGGATAAGAAATGCAAAACATTGATGGTTAACAGCAGGTTACGGCAGAGAGCTAACGCTGTGCCGAGGCGAATCCTTTGTCTATTGTGGTGCTGATATAGACTGCGATTTCGGCCAAAGTCTTGCCAAATGGCTCAAAACGACCAAATGTCGCGCACGCTTGCCGAACCTTTGCCGACACCCCGCCTCCATCCCGAAAGCAGGACCTTATGACGTCGAGACCTTCCATCTCCTTCGCCAAATTCGCCGCGCCGAAAAAGGGCAGCGTCTTCGTATTCGCGGCCGATGGCGGCGGACTCGGCGAGGCGGCGAAGGCCTGCGATCCGGCCGGCGCGCTTGCGCGTGCCTTTCCGGTCGCGGATTTTTCCGGCAAGTTCGCAAGCTCGGCCGAAGTGCTGGCGCCGGAAGGAACGTCTGTCGACCGGCTTGTGGCGATCGGCGCCGGCAAGGTTTCGAGCCTCGATGACAATGGCTGGCAAAAGCTCGGCGGCGCCGTTGCCGCTGCGCTGCGCAAAGCGACCGAGGTGGCCGTCATTCTCGATCTGCCCGATCTGCAGCCTGATGGCCGCCAGGCGGCCAGCGTTGCCGCCGGCATCCTGCTGCGCACTTATTCCTTCGACAAATACAAGACCAGAAAGGACAAGGAAGACGGACAATCCGATTCGAAGGGGGCCGACGCCAAGAAGGCCGAAACGGCGAAACCCGCCAAGATAACCATCCATTGCGCCGACCCCACGGCCGCGAAGAAGGCCTTCGCCGGCGAGGAAGCGGTGGTGGATGGCGTTCTGCTTGCCCGCGACCTCGTCAACGAGCCGGCCAATGCGCTGGGCCCGGTCGAATTCGCCGATCGCGTCAAGCAACTGGAATCGCTCGGCGTCGAGGTCGAGATCCTGACCGAGAAAGAGATGAGGAAGCTCGGCATGGGCTCGCTGCTTGGCGTGGCCCAAGGATCGCCGCGCGGCGCGCGCCTGGCGGTGATGCGCTGGAACGGCGGCAAGGCCAAGGACGCGCCGCTTGCCTTCATCGGCAAGGGCGTCACCTTCGATACCGGCGGCAATTCGATGAAGCCGGCTTCAGGCATGGAAGACATGAAGGGCGACATGGGCGGTGCGGCCGCCGTCACCGGGTTGATGCACGCGCTGGCCGCGCGCAAGGCCAAGGCCAATGTGGTCGGCGTGATCGGTCTCGTCGAGAATGCCGTCGACGGCCATGCCCAGCGCCCCGGCGACATCGTCACCTCGATGTCGGGCCAGACGATCGAAGTGTTGAACACCGACGCCGAAGGCCGCCTCGTGCTCGCCGACGCACTCTGGTACGCCAACGACCGCTTCAAGCCGAAATTCATGATCAACCTAGCAACGCTGACCGGCGCCATCATGGTGGCGCTCGGCCAGCATTATGCCGGCCTGTTCTCCAACAATGACGAGCTCGCCGGCCGGCTGTTCGGCGCCGGCCAGGCCAGCCAGGAGCGGGTCTGGCGCATGCCGCTCGGCCCCGAATACGACAAGCTGATCGATTCCAAGAACGCCGACATGAAGAACATCGGCGGCCGCTATGGCGGCGCCATCATCGCCGCGCAGTTCCTGCAGCGCTTCGTCAAGGACACGCCCTGGGCGCATCTCGACATTGCCGGTACCGCGATGGGCGCGCCGTCGAGCGAGATCAACCAGTCCTGGGGCTCGGGTTTCGGCGTCAGGCTGCTCGACCGACTGGTGCGCGATCACTACGAAGGGTAGGGGATGGCCGACATCCTCTTCTACCATCTGACCGAATCGACGCTGGAGGAGGCGCTGCCCGGCCTGCTCGAGCGCAGCGTCGAGCGCGGCTGGCGCGCGGTGGTGCAGACAGGTACCGAAGAGCGCCGCGACGCGCTCGACCAGCATCTGTGGACGTTCCGCGACGATTCCTTCCTGGCGCATGCCACCGACCGCGAGGCCTATCCGGCCGAGCAGCCGATCCTGCTCACCACGGGCGAGGGCAACCAGAACGCCGCGCAGATACGCTTCCTGGTGGATGGTGCAAGTCCGCCCGAGCTTTCCGGCTACGAGCGCGCCGTCTTCCTGTTCGACGGCCATGACGCGGCTCAGCTCGAAGCCGCGCGCGGCCATTGGAAGACGATGAAGGAAGCCGGCCACGCCGTGACCTACTGGCAGCAGACGCCGGATCGCCGCTGGGAGCGCAAGGATTAGCGCTTCTTCGCAATCGAACTGCTGCCACACCTTCGGCGGCGGTCGCACCAAGACGTCCGGCTCCCGCTCAACCCTTTGCCAGCGCCGACAGTTGCTCCAGAGTTATCTTGTGAACCAGCGGATCGGCGTGCCGGTGCGCCAGCAGCCATTCGCCGTTTTCACGTCGGAAAACCAGCGTCACCCTGAGCGGCCATTCTTGGTCCAGGCCACCGACCTTGCCATGTCCCCATTCGATCACGGCGAGCACCGCCATGTCGCCCGATGCGTACGCTTGCACCAACTCCATTTTCACTCCGCCGTCTTGAAAGTAGCTGGCCAGTTCGGCCAGGTGCGAGGGGCTTCTGTCGAAGCCCCTCGAGAACGGACCGCCGAAGGGCTGCATCAACGTGAAGTCGGGGGCGATCTCGATCAGGTCGAGATAGGTTTTCATGTCGCCACGCATGAACGCCGCGCTGGCCGCCTCCGCCCGTGTCAAAAGCTCCTTCAGAGCTGCATCGTCGATGGCCGCTTGCGGCGCAGCTTCGCTCAACGCTGCCTGCACCGCCAGCGGCAAGGCAAGCGGTGCCGCCAGCGCCAGCCGCCTAGAAACGGTTTTCCTGCGGGCTTTCCTTCCAAGCGGCGCGCTGGCCTTGCCGGTTGTGTCGCTTAATTTGGACATGGGAAATCTCCTCAAATTTGAAAGTGGATACCGGCGGCGCTCAGGCCGTCCGACCGATGCGCTGAGGGATCTCACTTCAATCGAGATGAATCCAGTGATATGATTTCAAGAATATGCTGCATCAAATCGATCTATCTCGCGCCGATCTCAACCTGTTGGTCCTGTTTGAGACTGTCATGGAGGAACGCCATGTCGGCCGATCGGCATCGCGGCTCAACCTGTCACCGTCGGCGGTCAGCCATGGCCTCGGCCGGCTGCGCGGCCTGCTCGGCGATCCGCTGTTCCTGCGCACGCCGAGGGGCGTCGTGCCGACCTACCGCGCGCTGGAGCTTGCCGGGCCTGTCGCCGAAATCCTGGCGCGGGTGAGAAGCGTCGTCGCCAGCGCCGAGCCCTTCGATCCCAGCCGTTCCAGCCGCCGTTTCGTCATCGGCGCGCCCGATGGCGCCTCGGCGGTGTTCCTGCCGTCGCTGCTCGAAGTTCTGCATCAATTCGCGCCGGGTATTGACATCGGCATCCGCCAGCTGCTGCCGAGGCAAGGAGAGACGTCGCCGTTGCCCGCCTGGAGCGACGTCATCGCTGAACTTGAGGCAAGAATTATGGATGTCGCGGTCCTCCCGATCGGCGACGTGCCCGAACGCTTTCTCCGGCGCGCGCTCTATGAAGAGGATTTCGTCATCGCCATGCGTGCCGGACACCGGTTCTCGCTGGCCCCGAGCATCGAGGCATACTGCGCCATGCAGCACCTCGTCGTGTCGCAGACAGGCGACGCGCACGGGTTCGTCGATATCGCGCTCGCCGCGCGGGGTCTGTCGCGGCGCATCGCGCTCACCGTACCCAATTTCATGTTCGCGCTTGCCGTGTTGGCCGAGACGGATTTTGTCTCGGCGCTGCCGCGTCGTTTCGTGGCCAGGCATGCGCGCCGCTTCGGTGTGATCGCGGTCGATCCTCCCGTGACGCTACCACCTTTCCAGATCACCGCCGTAGTGCCGAAGGTCGCGATGATGGACGCTGGCATTGCCTGGCTCGTCGGCCAGTTGGAGCAGGTCGGATCGGCGGTCGATCCATCTGGCATCACGGCCGGCTGATCGACTTCGGAGTCGCAAACGCGGCGCTTCATGGGTTAAATAGGGCCAAGCTCACGCGGCGGGGGGAGAATGCAGGTCAGGATCGTCGGAACCGGCAGGGCGGTACCGGCTGAGCGGCTGACCACGCGCTCGCTGGAGGAGCGGCTCGGCCTCGGCCAGGGCGCGCTCGAAGCCGCGACCGGCGTCCTCGAGCGCTATGTGTGCAGTGCCGAATCGCAAATTGATCTCGCTTGCGCCGCGGCGACGCTTGCGCTCGAGGAAGCCGGCCTCGATGCAAGCGCGGTCGACCTGATCGTCGGCGGCTGCGGCGTGCCCTACCAGCCGCTGCCGGCAACCGCGCCCCTGGTTATGCAGCGCCTTGGCCTTGCCGACGGCTCGGCCGCCGCCTTCGATGTCAACAGCACCTGCCTGGGCTTCCTCACCGCTTTCGAGACCGCGGGCCGCATGATCGAGGCCGGGCAATGCGAGACCGCCCTGGTCTTCTCGTCCGAAGTCGCCTCGCGCGCCTTGCCATGGCAGGACGCGCCGGAGACCGCAGCACTTTTCGGCGACGGCGCTGCGGCAGCCGTGTTGCGCAAAGCCAAGCCGGGCGAGGGCAAGGTGGCGGCGAGCCTGATGCGCACCTATCCATCGGGCTGGGAGGCCTGCGGCATAGGTTCGGGCGGCACGCGCTTCGACTTCCGCAAGGAGCAGGAGGCATTCGCGGCACACAGCCTGTTCCACATGGATGGCAAGGAGTTGTTCCGGCTGACCTCGCGCCATTTCAACGCCTTCGTCGCCGCTCTGCTCGAACGCGCCGGTTGGCGGCATGGCGATGTCGATCTCGTCGTGCCGCACCAGGCGAGCCCTTTCGCGCTCGCGCATATGGCGCGCCAGACCGGCTTTGCGCCGCAGAAGCTGGTCGACATCTCCGCCCGCTTCGGCAACCAGATCGCGGCCTCCATGCCCTTCGCGCTGGATGTCGCGCGCCGCGAGGGTCGCGTAGCGACGGGCATGAAGCTGCTCTTCCTTGGTACTTCCGCCGGCGTCTCCTTCGGCGGCATGGCATTGGAGGTCTGAGCATGGCCGTGCTCGTCACCGGCGCCAGCGGTTTCCTAGGCTCCCATGTGCTCGAGAGGCTGGCGGCATCGGGCACGCTGGCGCTCGGGCTCGGCCGTGACGAAGAACGTTGCGTGGCGCTCGAAGCCTTGGGCCATCGCATCATCTGTCACGATCTCGCGCAACCGCTCGACGAGGCGCTTGACCCCAGGCTCGCCAGGGTCGAGCGGATCATCCATTGCGCGGCGCTCTCGTCGCCCTTCGGACGCCTGGCGGATTTCGTGACGGCCAATGTCACGGCGACGCGGAACCTCGTCGATTTCGCCAGGCGGCGGGGCGTCGGCCGCTTCGTCCACATTTCCAGCCCGTCCGTCTGCTTCGCCTTCCGCGACCAGCTCGACCTTAGAGAGGACGTGGCCTTGCCGGAGCCGGTCAATCATTATGCCCGCACCAAGCGCGAGGCGGAGACGATCGTGCTCGGCCAGACCGATATCCATCCGGTAGTGCTGCGGCCGCGCGGCATCTACGGCAAGGGCGACCGCGCGCTGCTGCCGCGCCTGATCAAGGCGGCCAGAAGCCGACCGCTGCCGCTGTTTCGCGACGGCCGCGCGGCCATCGACCTGACCCATGTCGACGATGTCGTCGAGGCGGTCATGGCGGCGCTCGCGGCACCGGTCGAGGCCGAACGCCAAATCTTCAACATCTCCGGCGGCGAGGTGCTGCCGGTCCGCCGCATCGCCGACGACGCCTGCGTCCGCGCCGGCCTGAAGGCGCGCTGGCGGGCGATGCCGTTGTTGCCGGCGATGCTGGCGGCGGGCTTGATGGAAGCGGTGGCGCTGCGTCTGCCTGGACGCTCCGAACCGCCGGCCACCCGCTATGGGCTGGGCCTCTTCGCCTACGCGCAAAGCCTCGATCTTTCCAAGACGAGACGGGTGCTGGGCTGGGCGCCGAAGATTGCGTTCGAACAGGGACTTGACCGCACTTTCGCCGGCGGCTGCGCGCCATGAAGCTCGTCTTCGCCAACAGCGCCTGGGTGAGCGCCGCCGAGCGGTTGATCCTGCGCGGCGGCGCCTGGCAAAGCGTCAGGCTGCGCGTCCGCTACGGGCTATTTTTTCATGCCGTTGCCGGGCCAGTTCTGGTCGATACCGGCTACACGCCCGAGGCGCTGAGCGGTGAGCGGCGCGGCCGCATGCTGCGGCTGTACGGTGGGTTGCTCAAACCTCAGCTCAACCCCGACGCGCAGGTCCTCCCGGTGCTGCGGCGTTTCGGTCTGTCGCCCGATGATATCAGCACAATCATCGTCACCCACTTCCATGCCGACCACATTTCGGGCCTGTCGCTGTTCCGCAACGCCCGCTTTATCGCCAGCGATTCCGCCTGGGCGCGGGTCAAGGCGCGCAGCCCGAGGCAGAATATGCGCCACGGCGTCTTCACCGAGCTTTTTCCTGTCGATTTCGAAGCGCGGTTGGACGCTCTGTCCGCCAAGCCGAGCGTTGCAGCGCGTGGCAGCATGCCCGGCGGCGCCGATCTCTTCGGCGACGGCAGCGTGATCGCGGTCGATCTTCCCGGACATGCCGACGGCCAGTTCGGCCTGCTGTTCAATGCCCTCGACCGACCGCTGCTCTACGCCGTCGATGTGCAATGGCTACTCGCAGCCTTGACCGACAACCGCACACCCGGCTTTCCGGCCACCTTGATCGCCGAGGATGCGGCGGCGATCGAGCCGACCAGCGCCATGCTGCGTCGCTTCCTCGCCTCTGGCGGCGAGGTGATGCTCTGCCATGATCCCGCGCCGACGCCCTATGACCTCGCGCCGGAGGATTCATGAACGCGCTGGCGGAGGCGGCAGGGTCTTTCACCCTGACACGTTGGGCTTCGCGCAAGAACCGTGCGGATTTCGAGCGCTGGCAGGCAACTGCCCTGCGTCGCTTCCTCGACCGCGACCTGCCGCGCGCGCCTTTCTATCGAAAAGCGCCGGCTCAACTTGCCGATCTGCCGGTGACCGACAAGGCTTTGCTGATGGCGCGCTTCGAGGATTTCAACATCCACCGTCTGACCGCAACGCAAGCCTGGGCGGCTATGGCTCGTGACGGCCGCGCCGGCGCGCTCACCGTCGGCGCCAGCACCGGCACCTCCGGCAATCGCGGCCTGTTCGTGATTTCGGAAGCCGAGAAATACCGGTGGCTGGGCACGATCCTCGCCAAGGCGGCGTCCGATCTTCTCTGGCGCGGCATCCGGGTCGCCGTCATCCTGCCGCAGAACACAGGGCTTTACGACAGCGCCCGCAAATCGCGGCTGATAAAGCTCGCCTTCTTCGACCTGACCTCGGGGCCGGAAAGCTGGCGCGGCGCGCTCGAAGCCTTCGACCCGACGGTCATCATCGCGCCGCCAAAAATGCTCCGGCATTTCGCGGCCGAGAACTTCCAGCTCCGGCCGAAGCGCGTTTTTTCCGCTGCCGAAACGCTCGATCCGGTCGACCGTCCGGTTATCGAGGATTTCTTCCGGCTGCCGCTCGATCAAATCTACATGGCGACGGAAGGCCTGTTCGCCGTGACCTGCCGGCAGGGCGGATTGCATCTTGCGGAAGACTCCGTCTTCTTCGAATTCGAGCCTGCGGGTGAGGGGCTGGTGACGCCGCTGGTGACGGCTTTTCGTCGCCGGACGCAGATCATGGCGCGCTACCGGATGAACGATCTGTTGCGCTTGTCCAAAGGACCTTGCCGTTGCGGGTCGCCGCTGCGCTGCGTCGATGAGATCGTCGGCCGCATGGACGATGTCTTCCGGCTTGCTTCGCCGGACGGCCCGATCCTGGTCACGCCCGATGTGCTGCGCAACGCCGTGCTCAAGGCCGATCGCCGCATCGACGATTTTCGCCTCGTCCAGACGGGGCCGGACAGGGTCGAGCTCAGCCTTCCGCCAACGTTCGCGGACGACGCGGCGGCTGCCGCTCATCAAGCGGTGCAGGCGTTGCTGGACGCGCGAAAGGCGGTCGCCACCGTCGTGCTCGTCCGCGGGCCGCTGCCGCTGGAAACAAGCCGCAAGCTGCGTCGCGTCGAATGCCGGCTGGAGCAGGGACGATGAGCGGCGTGGCAACAATGGAAAGGCCCTTGCAACAGGCCGACCGGGTCGAGAACAAGCCGGCAAAGGTCGAGGCTTTTGTAGGGCTTTTCAACGAGATGCCGGTTGGCGATCTCATCGCCAACCTCAAGACGAAGATCGAGACGTTCGAAATTGCCGGTCGGGTTTTTCCGCTGACGTTGAACGACGCCAATGACACTCCCAACTGCTATATCTGCTGTCCGACCAGCGCCTATATCGGGTATGCGATGGACGAGACGCGCAACTTCGCCGCCCATCCGCTGCTCAAGCGCGCGCTCAACGCCCTCATCGTGGCCTGCGCGCCGCTGGTCAGGGCGAGCGGCCTCGACCGCCAGGCGCAGGTCAACAACTGGCTCTATTCGACCAATCCGGTGCCGCTGCTCGACCGGCCGACAGCCGTGTCGTTGCGTTCGGCCTTGACCGCCCGTTTCCCCGGTCGCGCCATCGTCATCCGCTCGTTGAACGATATCGCCGATCCGGCGACCATTGCCGCGTTGAAGGCCGAGGGGTTCCGCATGCTGGCGGCGCGACATATCTACATCTTCGCCGACCGCAGCGCATCGCCCGCCATGACCCGCGACATGAAGCGTGATCGCGCCCGCCTGCGCGCAACGCCGTTCGAGCGGGTCGGCAATGACGATTTCACCGAGGCCGATTATGTCCGCGCCGAGCAGCTCTACGCCATGC
It contains:
- a CDS encoding leucyl aminopeptidase; the encoded protein is MTSRPSISFAKFAAPKKGSVFVFAADGGGLGEAAKACDPAGALARAFPVADFSGKFASSAEVLAPEGTSVDRLVAIGAGKVSSLDDNGWQKLGGAVAAALRKATEVAVILDLPDLQPDGRQAASVAAGILLRTYSFDKYKTRKDKEDGQSDSKGADAKKAETAKPAKITIHCADPTAAKKAFAGEEAVVDGVLLARDLVNEPANALGPVEFADRVKQLESLGVEVEILTEKEMRKLGMGSLLGVAQGSPRGARLAVMRWNGGKAKDAPLAFIGKGVTFDTGGNSMKPASGMEDMKGDMGGAAAVTGLMHALAARKAKANVVGVIGLVENAVDGHAQRPGDIVTSMSGQTIEVLNTDAEGRLVLADALWYANDRFKPKFMINLATLTGAIMVALGQHYAGLFSNNDELAGRLFGAGQASQERVWRMPLGPEYDKLIDSKNADMKNIGGRYGGAIIAAQFLQRFVKDTPWAHLDIAGTAMGAPSSEINQSWGSGFGVRLLDRLVRDHYEG
- a CDS encoding NAD-dependent epimerase/dehydratase family protein encodes the protein MAVLVTGASGFLGSHVLERLAASGTLALGLGRDEERCVALEALGHRIICHDLAQPLDEALDPRLARVERIIHCAALSSPFGRLADFVTANVTATRNLVDFARRRGVGRFVHISSPSVCFAFRDQLDLREDVALPEPVNHYARTKREAETIVLGQTDIHPVVLRPRGIYGKGDRALLPRLIKAARSRPLPLFRDGRAAIDLTHVDDVVEAVMAALAAPVEAERQIFNISGGEVLPVRRIADDACVRAGLKARWRAMPLLPAMLAAGLMEAVALRLPGRSEPPATRYGLGLFAYAQSLDLSKTRRVLGWAPKIAFEQGLDRTFAGGCAP
- a CDS encoding YybH family protein, producing MSKLSDTTGKASAPLGRKARRKTVSRRLALAAPLALPLAVQAALSEAAPQAAIDDAALKELLTRAEAASAAFMRGDMKTYLDLIEIAPDFTLMQPFGGPFSRGFDRSPSHLAELASYFQDGGVKMELVQAYASGDMAVLAVIEWGHGKVGGLDQEWPLRVTLVFRRENGEWLLAHRHADPLVHKITLEQLSALAKG
- a CDS encoding LysR family transcriptional regulator; amino-acid sequence: MLHQIDLSRADLNLLVLFETVMEERHVGRSASRLNLSPSAVSHGLGRLRGLLGDPLFLRTPRGVVPTYRALELAGPVAEILARVRSVVASAEPFDPSRSSRRFVIGAPDGASAVFLPSLLEVLHQFAPGIDIGIRQLLPRQGETSPLPAWSDVIAELEARIMDVAVLPIGDVPERFLRRALYEEDFVIAMRAGHRFSLAPSIEAYCAMQHLVVSQTGDAHGFVDIALAARGLSRRIALTVPNFMFALAVLAETDFVSALPRRFVARHARRFGVIAVDPPVTLPPFQITAVVPKVAMMDAGIAWLVGQLEQVGSAVDPSGITAG
- a CDS encoding MBL fold metallo-hydrolase, whose protein sequence is MKLVFANSAWVSAAERLILRGGAWQSVRLRVRYGLFFHAVAGPVLVDTGYTPEALSGERRGRMLRLYGGLLKPQLNPDAQVLPVLRRFGLSPDDISTIIVTHFHADHISGLSLFRNARFIASDSAWARVKARSPRQNMRHGVFTELFPVDFEARLDALSAKPSVAARGSMPGGADLFGDGSVIAVDLPGHADGQFGLLFNALDRPLLYAVDVQWLLAALTDNRTPGFPATLIAEDAAAIEPTSAMLRRFLASGGEVMLCHDPAPTPYDLAPEDS
- a CDS encoding 3-oxoacyl-ACP synthase III family protein, which translates into the protein MQVRIVGTGRAVPAERLTTRSLEERLGLGQGALEAATGVLERYVCSAESQIDLACAAATLALEEAGLDASAVDLIVGGCGVPYQPLPATAPLVMQRLGLADGSAAAFDVNSTCLGFLTAFETAGRMIEAGQCETALVFSSEVASRALPWQDAPETAALFGDGAAAAVLRKAKPGEGKVAASLMRTYPSGWEACGIGSGGTRFDFRKEQEAFAAHSLFHMDGKELFRLTSRHFNAFVAALLERAGWRHGDVDLVVPHQASPFALAHMARQTGFAPQKLVDISARFGNQIAASMPFALDVARREGRVATGMKLLFLGTSAGVSFGGMALEV
- a CDS encoding DNA polymerase III subunit chi codes for the protein MADILFYHLTESTLEEALPGLLERSVERGWRAVVQTGTEERRDALDQHLWTFRDDSFLAHATDREAYPAEQPILLTTGEGNQNAAQIRFLVDGASPPELSGYERAVFLFDGHDAAQLEAARGHWKTMKEAGHAVTYWQQTPDRRWERKD
- the lptF gene encoding LPS export ABC transporter permease LptF, which gives rise to MKVVERYIMRRALTMFLAALAWTLAIVWTTQVLAKIDLVTDNGQSALTFFEVAALIIPSIIPIVVPFALVVAVAQTLSAMNTDSELAVLSAAGASRWTIARPILLLAAFACAFSFIVDNAIDPYARQKNRQLVAASRADLVSLIIQEGTFRKIDEGLYLQVGERLPGNRLGGIFVADSREEGASLTYYAKTGSIVEKGDEKVLMMNDGVINRKSVTGDLSVIRFTSYAFDMSAFMSAANDITLLPKDRTTAYLLNPDPNDKMFQREPGSYRAELNQRFAEWSYSLVFALIALAVAGDARSHREARINPLITAIAIALFVRWLGFFAAGKADKVWYYVYLLYGIPLIASAVSIWFIVSSRTMELPVSWADWLTGLAKRAGENWTTFKLWLARRTSGQGA
- the lptG gene encoding LPS export ABC transporter permease LptG, which codes for MGWTLGRYFFFRYVSITFWFFLGLLALVFLIDFTELSGRTTGLPGFTYGIAFAISALRMPMIMLQTVPFVGLFSAMATLVSLNRRYELVIARSAGVSAWQFLFPCCVGALMFGVLSVAIINPIAAHGFSWSEQMENDLRAGKSNAVTTNVTPWLRQKTESGDTIIGARAILNQGLEMADSVFFILDQQGNITERKDAAKAFLRDGYWELQDVKVFKGGNIQALASDKVPTNLKPEFVQERLARPETIPFYELPRKIEVARSFGLKANAFAMQFDSLVALPFLLVAMTLIAATVSMRFARMGQSATMILGGVVAGFLLYVVSVLVKAFGVAGFVPTVVAAWVPVVVAMFFGVTFLLYKEDG